From Drosophila nasuta strain 15112-1781.00 chromosome X, ASM2355853v1, whole genome shotgun sequence, one genomic window encodes:
- the LOC132796886 gene encoding cytochrome P450 4g15 has translation MEVLKKDAALGSPSSVFYLLLLPTLVLWYTYWRLSRAHLYKLAARLPGPRGLPIVGHLFDVIGPASSVFKTVIRKSTPFEHIAKMWIGPKLVVFIYDPRDVELLLSSHVYIDKASEYKFFKPWLGDGLLISTGQKWRAHRKLIAPTFHLNVLKSFIELFNENSRNVVRKLRAEDGRTFDCHDYMSEATVEILLETAMGVSKKTQDKSGFEYAMAVMRMCDILHARHRSIFLRNEFIFTLTRYYKEQGRLLNIIHGLTTKVIRSKKAAFEQGTRGSLAQSELKAAALEQEERELREQQEQKQKQQQQQQQPQAQTKTEQGGTPVAGLSYGQSAGLKDDLDVEDNDIGEKKRLAFLDLMLESAQNGALITDTEIKEQVDTIMFEGHDTTAAGSSFFLSLMGIHQEIQDRVIAELDGIFGDSQRPATFQDTLEMKYLERCLMETLRMFPPVPLIARELQEDLKLNSGPYVIPRGATVTVATILLHRNRKVYENPNVFDPDNFLPERQANRHYYAFVPFSAGPRSCVGRKYAMLKLKILLSTIMRNYRVYSDLSESDFRLQADIILKREEGFRVRLQPRQPGQATTTAVSTAAS, from the exons ATGGAGGTGCTGAAGAAAGACGCCGCCCTGGGCTCGCCCAGCAGCGTCTTctatctgctgctgctgcccacaCTGGTGCTCTGGTACACCTATTGGCGCCTCTCACGCGCCCATCTCTATAAGCTGGCCGCCCGGCTGCCCGGACCTCGCGGTCTCCCCATTGTGGGGCATCTGTTCGATGTGATTGGACCCGCCTCAT CTGTCTTCAAGACGGTCATTAGGAAGAGCACACCGTTTGAGCATATTGCCAAAATGTGGATTGGACCCAAGCTGGTGGTGTTCATCTATGATCCGCGGGATGTCGAACTGTTGCTCAGCAGCCACGTGTACATCGACAAGGCATCCGAGTACAAGTTCTTTAAGCCTTGGCTGGGCGATGGTCTGCTCATCAGCAcag GTCAAAAGTGGCGCGCGCATCGCAAACTAATCGCACCCACATTCCATTTGAATGTCTTAAAGAGTTTCATAGAATTGTTTAACGAGAACTCACGGAATGTGGTGCGGAAACTGCGTGCAGAGGATGGACGCACATTTGATTGTCATGATTACATGAGTGAGGCAACTGTGGAGATTCTATTGG AGACCGCCATGGGCGTATCGAAGAAGACGCAGGACAAGTCGGGCTTCGAGTATGCGATGGCCGTGATGCGCATGTGCGACATTCTTCATGCCCGGCATCGCAGCATCTTTTTGCGCAACGAGTTCATCTTTACGCTCACGCGATACTACAAGGAACAGGGACGTCTGCTTAACATCATCCATGGCCTGACCACGAAGGTCATACGCAGCAAGAAGGCGGCCTTCGAGCAGGGCACGCGTGGCTCCCTCGCCCAAAGCGAACTCAAGGCGGCTGCCCTCGAGCAGGAAGAGCGCGAGCTACGCGAACAGCaggagcagaagcaaaagcagcaacagcaacagcaacagccgcagGCACAGACAAAGACGGAGCAGGGTGGAACACCGGTGGCGGGATTGTCGTACGGTCAGTCGGCGGGCCTTAAGGATGACCTCGATGTGGAGGACAATGATATTGGCGAAAAGAAACGTTTGGCCTTCCTCGATCTGATGCTGGAGAGCGCCCAGAATGGCGCCCTCATTACGGACACGGAAATCAAGGAGCAGGTGGATACTATAATGTTCGAGGGACACGATACGACAGCGGCGGGTTCGTCGTTCTTTTTGTCGCTGATGGGCATACATCAGGAGATACAGGATCGTGTGATTGCCGAGCTCGATGGCATCTTTGGTGACTCACAGCGACCGGCCACATTCCAGGACACGCTCGAGATGAAGTATCTGGAACGCTGCCTCATGGAGACGTTGCGCATGTTCCCGCCGGTGCCGTTGATAGCACGCGAACTGCAGGAGGATCTGAAATTGAATTCGGGACCGTATGTTATACCGCGTGGCGCCACGGTGACGGTGGCCACCATTTTGTTGCATCGCAATCGCAAGGTCTACGAGAATCCCAATGTCTTTGATCCCGATAACTTTTTGCCCGAACGCCAGGCGAATCGACATTATTATGCCTTTGTGCCCTTCTCGGCGGGACCACGCAGCTGTGTGG GTCGCAAGTACGCAATGCTCAAACTGAAGATTCTGCTGTCGACCATCATGCGCAACTATCGTGTCTATTCGGACCTCAGCGAATCGGACTTTAGGCTGCAGGCGGACATCATACTGAAGCGCGAGGAGGGCTTCCGTGTGCGTCTCCAGCCCCGACAGCCAGGACAGGCGACCACAACCGCGGTCAGCACGGCAGCATCATAA
- the LOC132796887 gene encoding ubiquitin-like modifier-activating enzyme 5, whose translation MSTAIDELQAIIAELKTELEEQKTATRNARDKIEHMSAEVVDSNPYSRLMALQRMNIVKDYERIRDKAVAIVGVGGVGSVTADMLTRCGIGKLILFDYDKVELANMNRLFFTPDQAGLSKVEAAARTLSFINPDVRIETHNYNITTVDNFDKFLATISESGIQQGQAVDLVLSCVDNFEARMAINSACNEINLNWFESGVSENAVSGHIQFIRPGDTACFACAPPLVVAENIDERTLKREGVCAASLPTTMGITAGLLVQNALKYLLNFGEVSDYLGYNALNDFFPKMTLKPNTQCDDRHCLKRQEEFQARPKPVVVVEETVSDEPLHATNDWGIELVAEDTPAVETTSKPAEVVSGLRLAYEAPDKLDISSNETAAVGDGAPEASLEDLMAQMKSM comes from the exons ATGTCGACGGCCATCGATGAACTGCAGGCAATCATTGCCGAACTTAAAACGGAGCTCGAGGAGCAAAAGACAGCCACACGCAATGCACGCGACAAAATCGAGCATATGTCTGCCGAGGTGGTGGACTCGAATCCCTACAGTCGCCTCATGGCGCTCCAGCGCATGAACATTGTGAAGGATTACGAGCGTATACGTGACAAGGCGGTGGCCATTGTAGGGGTGGGTGGCGTTGGCAGCGTCACAGCCGATATGCTGACGCG CTGCGGCATTGGCAAACTCATCCTCTTCGACTATGACAAAGTGGAGCTTGCCAACATGAATCGTTTGTTCTTTACACCCGACCAGGCGGGTCTCTCCAAAGTGGAGGCTGCCGCTCGCACCCTGAGCTTCATCAATCCCGATGTGCGCATCGAGACGCACAATTACAACATTACCACCGTGGATAACTTTGACAAGTTCCTGGCCACCATCTCAGAATCGGGCATACAACAGGGACAAGCTGTGGATCTAGTGCTTAGCTGTGTGGACAACTTTGAGGCCCGCATGGCCATCAATTCGGCATGTAACGAAATCAATCTCAATTGGTTTGAATCGGGTGTCTCCGAAAATGCCGTTTCCGGTCACATACAGTTCATCCGTCCGGGTGATACCGCATGTTTCGCTTGTGCTCCGCCGCTGGTCGTTGCAGAGAACATCGATGAGCGTACGCTGAAGCGTGAGGGCGTCTGTGCTGCCTCGCTGCCCACCACCATGGGCATTACGGCGGGTCTGCTCGTCCAGAATGCGCTTAAATATTTGCTCAACTTTGGCGAAGTCTCTGACTATTTGGGCTACAATGCTTTGAATGATTTCTTCCCTAAAATGACATTGAAGCCAAACACACAATGCGACGATAGACATTGTTTGAAACGCCAAGAAGAGTTCCAAGCTCGTCCCAAACCTGTTGTCGTCGTGGAGGAGACGGTGTCCGATGAACCACTGCATGCCACAAATGACTGGGGTATTGAGTTGGTTGCCGAAGATACGCCTGCTGTGGAGACAACTAGCAAGCCAGCCGAGGTCGTCTCGGGTCTGCGTTTGGCCTACGAAGCTCCCGATAAACTGGACATTTCATCCAATGAAACAGCAGCGGTTGGTGATGGTGCGCCTGAAGCGAGTCTGGAGGATCTGATGGCCCAGATGAAGTCCATGTGA